A window of the Stigmatella aurantiaca genome harbors these coding sequences:
- a CDS encoding nucleotide kinase domain-containing protein: MAAHIETLESRLRPEADHDGVLIVDGLWWSTLLDGQARGVPPEPLEKMVEIERHYWQRCQPSAVVLLRDFPPEDATLADQRKGRALAYEDLAARADPLLCPVHEVAVRASVEETLAAILATVPGLGVYELPAPMPPKADLQSAVQLDLALAAPLERKHTHWVFTRHSAVRASKVFTTYWRFAAERQEIFFKRLTGAPPPWTDDPILGRFKFTNAYRAADRVSQFLIRSVIYEGSQSLEEVFFRTLLFKLFNKIDTWKLLERELGVITYAEYDFTRYERVLTQALARGERIYSAAYVMPAASRFEHQRKHGTHLHLLDHLIKEQVPQKIAQARGMREAFHILRSFPMMGDFLAYQYLTDLNYSEPFDFKEDFIVPGPGARDGIRKCFEDLGGLTESQIIELVTDMQDQAFEELGIRFRRLWGRRLQLIDCQNLFCEVDKYARLAHPDVQGISGRTRIKQHYRYDAEPINYWFPRKWGLNEEVSSYIDALRRGDSLRDAQLLVTGRG; the protein is encoded by the coding sequence GTGGCAGCTCACATCGAGACTCTTGAATCGAGGCTGCGCCCGGAAGCTGACCACGATGGAGTTCTGATCGTCGACGGCCTCTGGTGGTCGACGCTGCTGGATGGCCAAGCCCGAGGCGTGCCGCCTGAGCCCTTGGAGAAGATGGTCGAGATCGAACGACACTATTGGCAGCGCTGCCAACCCTCGGCCGTCGTTCTTCTCCGCGATTTTCCGCCCGAGGACGCCACGCTGGCGGACCAGCGTAAAGGCCGCGCGCTCGCCTACGAAGACCTGGCTGCTCGCGCGGATCCTCTGCTCTGCCCAGTACATGAGGTCGCGGTTCGCGCTTCTGTCGAGGAGACTCTCGCAGCCATTCTCGCGACTGTTCCAGGCCTGGGGGTGTATGAGCTGCCAGCCCCGATGCCTCCGAAGGCCGACTTGCAGAGCGCCGTCCAGTTGGACCTCGCCTTGGCTGCGCCCTTGGAGCGGAAGCACACCCACTGGGTCTTCACGCGTCACTCGGCCGTACGAGCGTCGAAGGTCTTTACCACCTACTGGCGCTTCGCGGCCGAGCGGCAAGAGATCTTCTTCAAGCGGCTGACGGGAGCGCCACCTCCCTGGACGGATGATCCCATCCTGGGGAGGTTCAAATTCACCAATGCCTACCGCGCGGCTGACCGCGTTAGCCAGTTCCTCATCCGGAGTGTCATCTACGAGGGAAGCCAGAGCTTAGAGGAGGTCTTTTTCCGGACCCTCCTGTTCAAGCTCTTCAACAAGATCGACACCTGGAAGCTGCTCGAACGCGAGCTAGGCGTGATTACCTATGCTGAGTATGACTTCACTCGGTACGAGCGGGTGCTCACCCAGGCCCTCGCCCGGGGCGAGCGCATCTACTCGGCGGCCTACGTCATGCCAGCGGCTTCCCGCTTCGAGCATCAGCGCAAACATGGGACGCACCTACACCTGCTGGACCACCTGATAAAAGAGCAGGTCCCGCAGAAGATTGCGCAGGCCCGTGGCATGCGTGAGGCCTTCCACATCCTGCGCTCCTTCCCCATGATGGGTGATTTCCTTGCATACCAGTACCTCACGGACCTGAACTACAGCGAGCCCTTCGACTTCAAGGAAGATTTTATCGTTCCGGGTCCTGGCGCACGCGATGGCATCAGAAAGTGCTTCGAAGACCTTGGAGGTCTGACCGAGTCCCAGATCATCGAACTCGTCACGGATATGCAGGACCAAGCCTTCGAGGAGTTGGGGATTCGTTTCCGCAGGCTTTGGGGTCGCAGGCTCCAGCTCATCGACTGCCAGAACCTGTTTTGTGAAGTAGACAAGTATGCCCGGCTCGCCCATCCTGATGTTCAGGGCATCAGCGGCCGTACCCGCATCAAGCAGCACTATCGGTATGATGCTGAGCCCATCAACTACTGGTTTCCTCGCAAGTGGGGGCTGAATGAGGAGGTCTCCTCCTATATCGATGCACTGAGGCGTGGCGACTCACTGAGAGATGCCCAGCTCCTGGTGACAGGGAGGGGATGA
- a CDS encoding nucleoside triphosphate pyrophosphohydrolase family protein, with product MMDFREYQRRARETDQTPDTDGDGLIVPLLGMAGEVGTLLADYKKRLRDRDTYRLFKESIAEELGDILWYVANLATKLDLDLDDIAAFNLRKTRERWLHVGEKQGRLPFYLLFDEQFPPEEQLPRKFSVKFSQEKQGSGATVVLTWDGQTIGNRLTDNAYVDDGYRFHDVFHLSYAALLGWSPVTRKLMQRKRKSNPKVDEVEDGGRAGVTEEGISAYVFSYAKDHSFLRNVGALDYELLRTIKRLTASFEVNIRSPADWERAILAGYQVWRKMRESEGGTVHLDLVNRTIAYSSE from the coding sequence ATGATGGATTTCCGGGAGTACCAGCGGCGCGCGCGGGAGACCGACCAGACTCCTGATACGGACGGTGATGGACTGATCGTCCCACTGCTCGGAATGGCCGGAGAAGTGGGCACCCTTCTCGCTGATTACAAGAAGAGGCTTCGCGACCGGGACACCTACCGGCTGTTCAAGGAGAGCATTGCTGAAGAGCTGGGCGATATCCTCTGGTACGTGGCCAACCTGGCCACGAAGCTCGACTTGGACTTGGATGACATAGCAGCCTTCAACCTCCGCAAGACGCGGGAGCGCTGGCTGCACGTTGGAGAGAAACAGGGGAGGCTTCCGTTCTACCTGCTCTTCGACGAGCAGTTCCCTCCCGAGGAGCAGCTTCCCCGAAAATTCTCGGTGAAATTCTCTCAGGAGAAACAGGGGTCGGGAGCGACAGTCGTCCTGACATGGGATGGCCAAACCATTGGCAATCGGCTGACGGATAACGCTTACGTGGACGACGGCTATCGCTTCCACGATGTGTTCCATCTATCGTATGCGGCGTTGCTTGGCTGGTCCCCTGTGACGCGAAAGCTTATGCAGCGCAAGCGCAAGAGCAATCCAAAGGTCGACGAGGTGGAGGATGGCGGCCGTGCTGGCGTCACGGAGGAAGGTATTTCCGCCTATGTGTTTTCGTACGCGAAGGACCATAGCTTCCTGAGGAATGTGGGTGCGCTGGACTACGAGTTGTTGAGGACTATCAAACGGCTCACCGCGAGCTTTGAAGTCAACATCCGTTCTCCCGCCGACTGGGAACGTGCCATCCTGGCGGGGTACCAGGTGTGGCGTAAGATGAGGGAGAGTGAGGGTGGCACGGTCCACTTGGACTTGGTAAACCGGACCATTGCTTACTCGTCGGAATGA
- a CDS encoding dCTP deaminase domain-containing protein, whose protein sequence is MSFWSSETLRDRALRERLIEPFQEARVKSAAYELSVGAEVFRTSTEPAVKTMLVPGAQFEIPPGQLALLITEEVIRIPPDAIGFISIRAGIKFRGLVNVSGFHVDPGFHGRLKFTVYNAGSRSVVVARGTPIFLLWFSSLNQPTADLHKGDHSGQMEITAEDVMRLSGDTASPADLKLKLDDLRLDYDKRIHALETNQTLARRLLIGLIGAVVVGAAGLIIKESLLPSSQPTVSSGSAVTNPAPASPPPSPPPASLPDAGSPP, encoded by the coding sequence ATGTCGTTCTGGAGTTCTGAAACTCTGCGGGACAGGGCTCTCCGGGAAAGGTTGATCGAGCCGTTCCAGGAGGCGCGCGTCAAGAGTGCAGCCTACGAGCTTTCCGTGGGTGCCGAGGTGTTTCGCACCTCGACCGAGCCGGCTGTTAAGACGATGCTCGTCCCAGGGGCGCAATTTGAAATCCCGCCTGGCCAGCTGGCGCTGTTGATCACCGAAGAGGTCATCCGCATCCCGCCGGATGCCATTGGCTTCATTTCCATCCGCGCTGGAATCAAGTTCCGCGGCCTCGTGAATGTCTCGGGATTCCATGTCGATCCTGGGTTTCACGGCCGGCTCAAGTTCACTGTCTACAATGCCGGCAGTCGTAGCGTCGTGGTTGCCCGTGGAACCCCCATCTTCCTGCTGTGGTTCAGTTCACTTAACCAACCCACGGCGGACCTTCATAAGGGTGACCATTCAGGGCAGATGGAGATCACCGCAGAGGATGTCATGAGGCTCAGTGGTGACACTGCCTCTCCAGCTGACCTCAAGCTCAAGCTCGACGACCTCAGGTTGGATTATGACAAGCGGATACACGCTCTAGAAACCAACCAGACCTTAGCAAGGCGTTTGCTGATAGGCCTGATTGGGGCGGTCGTTGTGGGAGCGGCAGGCTTGATTATCAAAGAGAGCTTGCTCCCTTCGTCGCAGCCCACCGTCTCATCGGGCTCAGCGGTTACCAATCCTGCTCCTGCCAGCCCCCCTCCTTCTCCTCCTCCGGCCAGCCTGCCAGATGCCGGCTCTCCGCCGTAG
- a CDS encoding DUF1643 domain-containing protein, whose amino-acid sequence MAPNEPASGAEFDSTNKYRYRLWRIWGNPESRVLFILLNPSTATAMKDDPTIRRCLGYARGWGYGALEVCNLFAYRATYPKHLRQAQEPIGAGNDAVIQLAVQRATTVLVAWGANGAWQGQHQRMVQMLSGLKPIYCLGLTKAGYPKHPLRLRSDLKPVLFSPSGP is encoded by the coding sequence ATGGCCCCGAATGAGCCAGCCTCAGGTGCCGAGTTCGATTCGACGAACAAGTACCGCTATCGCTTGTGGCGGATCTGGGGCAACCCTGAATCCCGGGTGCTCTTCATCTTGCTGAACCCGAGTACGGCCACTGCGATGAAGGATGATCCGACCATTCGCCGGTGCCTCGGCTATGCCCGAGGCTGGGGGTATGGCGCTCTGGAGGTGTGCAACCTCTTTGCTTATCGAGCGACGTACCCCAAGCACCTTCGACAGGCCCAGGAACCAATTGGGGCGGGTAATGATGCGGTCATCCAATTGGCTGTGCAGCGTGCAACGACGGTGCTTGTCGCCTGGGGGGCGAATGGCGCCTGGCAAGGGCAGCACCAGCGGATGGTGCAGATGCTCAGCGGCTTGAAGCCGATTTATTGCCTGGGCTTGACCAAAGCTGGCTATCCTAAGCATCCACTCCGCCTCCGGAGCGACCTGAAACCCGTGCTGTTCAGCCCATCTGGGCCCTAG
- a CDS encoding transposase, protein MEKRGALPAQGPEDALQTYQAHSLQQRLRWTEVDVRLLPRKQPRCAVLEGFSLHANTHLHATDRQGLERLCRYGARGALALERLSRAENGRIAYRMKRPLPDSTTHLLFTGLTLFRRLASLVPPPRANLTRFHGVFAPGAKVRPFLLPQTGAEPGLEEESPAFGATVEEPRKERTPRLDWAGLLRRTFALEVFACLRCGGRLKGVGVREGSRRGESDCGAPGVAHGECAPGPCARAAPRARGVEAQAAPASQESQVPAAPLLGRRLG, encoded by the coding sequence GTGGAGAAAAGAGGGGCCCTGCCCGCGCAAGGGCCCGAGGACGCGCTGCAGACATACCAGGCGCACTCCCTGCAGCAGCGGCTGCGCTGGACGGAGGTGGATGTGCGGCTCCTTCCCCGAAAACAGCCCCGGTGCGCCGTCCTGGAGGGATTCTCCCTGCACGCCAATACGCACCTGCATGCGACCGACAGGCAAGGACTGGAGCGGCTATGCCGTTACGGAGCACGCGGTGCGCTGGCACTGGAGCGTTTGTCACGAGCGGAGAATGGCCGCATCGCCTACCGCATGAAGCGCCCGCTGCCGGACAGCACGACGCATCTGCTCTTCACCGGGCTTACGCTGTTCCGCCGACTGGCCAGCCTGGTGCCTCCTCCGAGGGCAAACCTGACGAGGTTCCACGGCGTCTTTGCCCCAGGCGCGAAAGTGCGTCCATTCCTGCTCCCTCAAACAGGGGCGGAGCCGGGGCTGGAGGAGGAGAGCCCCGCCTTTGGCGCGACGGTGGAGGAGCCGAGGAAGGAGCGCACACCCCGTTTGGACTGGGCCGGGCTGCTGCGCAGGACGTTCGCCCTGGAGGTGTTCGCGTGCTTGAGGTGTGGAGGCAGGCTTAAGGGTGTTGGCGTCCGTGAAGGGAGCAGGAGGGGTGAGAGCGATTGTGGAGCACCTGGGGTTGCCCACGGCGAGTGCGCACCTGGCCCCTGCGCGAGGGCTGCCCCAAGAGCGCGTGGTGTTGAAGCTCAAGCCGCCCCAGCCAGCCAAGAGAGCCAGGTTCCTGCCGCGCCCCTCCTGGGAAGGCGGCTGGGGTAG